Proteins from one Bacteroides mediterraneensis genomic window:
- a CDS encoding thioredoxin-like domain-containing protein: MKNKMTLLALAATAWLATAANTPVPRSVENPFIESANTMTLDIAKVELSDTATVLYTDAYFRPHYWIKISSESYLQADGKKYALKGTQGIEADSLFWMPETGEASFRLSFEPLPRDTRSFDFIESDCDECFKLFGIDLTGKTEATLPSDIPAEVIRANEAVPSSLPAPLFKMGETVVHVHLAGYRKELAKEVNLYVNTLLNGQQSYTAPINADTGEAEFKFWQYGSAQAFALAGIGVNKFWLAPGEEIDLYIDMHQSGQMLMDRRTQEKQLPPFKSTPACYATGTYAGLTSPALYPDTPYSMELYSREFADYKMTAAEYTQHVVQLYQSLSDSIAQSSLPPVGKELALLKLKQEAVGAMAQGDALRTYNYRMIHNQWDRNKPLDLKIDSLTAENRAALCKLFPIADEQLLMGENIMYYASCFSNPLIAWPEEAGLKGTFAEDLQRVFPLVQKAANISLTEADRHTLEGVHNPFYRDAILKMQENAQAALKAVEGKAVIEKTPDVPVDKLFEALIAPYKGKVILVDFWNTWCGPCRMAIRANEPLKEQELKSDNLVWIYLANETSPLVAYKQAIPNIKGKHFRLNDEQWKYLCEQFKIDGIPSYVLVDKSGHYQLRNDFRNHEVMKDTLKKMIE, encoded by the coding sequence ATGAAAAATAAAATGACCCTACTGGCATTGGCCGCCACCGCATGGCTGGCCACCGCAGCAAACACGCCTGTTCCCAGAAGCGTAGAGAACCCCTTCATCGAGTCGGCCAACACCATGACGCTCGACATTGCGAAAGTAGAACTGAGCGACACAGCCACGGTGCTCTATACGGACGCCTATTTCCGCCCGCACTACTGGATTAAAATCAGTTCCGAATCTTACCTGCAAGCCGACGGCAAGAAATATGCCTTGAAAGGTACGCAGGGCATCGAAGCCGATTCTCTTTTCTGGATGCCCGAAACGGGAGAAGCCTCCTTCCGGCTGAGCTTTGAACCCCTCCCCCGCGACACACGCTCGTTCGACTTCATCGAATCCGATTGTGACGAGTGTTTCAAGCTGTTCGGCATCGACCTGACCGGAAAAACGGAAGCCACCCTGCCGTCCGACATTCCGGCCGAAGTCATCCGTGCGAACGAGGCCGTACCTTCTTCCCTTCCCGCTCCCCTGTTCAAGATGGGTGAGACCGTGGTGCACGTCCATCTTGCAGGCTACCGGAAGGAACTGGCAAAGGAAGTGAATCTCTATGTCAATACCCTGCTGAACGGCCAGCAGTCTTACACCGCCCCCATCAATGCGGACACGGGTGAGGCTGAATTCAAGTTCTGGCAGTACGGTTCCGCACAGGCTTTTGCTCTTGCAGGAATAGGAGTAAACAAGTTCTGGCTGGCTCCAGGCGAAGAAATTGACTTGTATATCGACATGCACCAAAGCGGACAGATGCTCATGGACCGCCGGACGCAGGAGAAGCAACTTCCTCCCTTCAAGAGTACGCCGGCATGCTACGCCACAGGCACATACGCTGGACTGACCTCTCCCGCACTGTATCCGGATACACCTTATAGCATGGAGCTTTATTCAAGGGAATTTGCCGACTACAAGATGACGGCCGCCGAATATACCCAGCATGTCGTCCAACTTTACCAGTCACTCTCCGACAGCATCGCACAAAGCAGCCTGCCACCGGTGGGCAAAGAACTGGCCCTGCTGAAATTGAAACAGGAAGCAGTGGGAGCCATGGCGCAAGGCGACGCCCTCCGTACCTATAATTACCGGATGATACACAATCAGTGGGACCGCAACAAACCGCTGGACCTGAAGATTGACTCACTGACGGCCGAAAACCGCGCCGCATTGTGCAAGCTCTTCCCTATCGCCGACGAGCAACTACTGATGGGAGAAAATATCATGTACTATGCTTCTTGTTTCTCCAACCCACTCATTGCCTGGCCCGAGGAAGCGGGACTGAAAGGCACCTTCGCCGAAGACCTGCAACGGGTCTTTCCCTTGGTACAGAAAGCCGCGAATATCTCACTGACAGAGGCCGACCGGCACACGCTTGAAGGCGTACACAACCCGTTCTATCGGGATGCGATTCTGAAGATGCAGGAAAACGCACAGGCTGCACTCAAAGCGGTAGAGGGAAAAGCCGTCATCGAAAAGACACCAGACGTGCCTGTGGACAAGCTCTTCGAAGCCCTCATTGCCCCCTACAAGGGAAAAGTCATCCTGGTGGATTTCTGGAACACCTGGTGCGGGCCTTGCCGCATGGCCATCCGTGCCAACGAGCCGCTGAAGGAGCAGGAACTGAAGAGCGACAACCTGGTATGGATTTACCTTGCCAACGAAACGTCTCCCCTCGTCGCTTACAAACAGGCAATTCCGAACATCAAGGGGAAACATTTCCGCCTGAACGACGAGCAATGGAAATATCTCTGCGAGCAGTTCAAGATTGACGGTATTCCTTCGTATGTGCTGGTGGACAAGTCCGGACACTATCAGCTCCGCAACGATTTCCGCAACCACGAAGTCATGAAGGATACCTTGAAGAAAATGATTGAATAA
- a CDS encoding TonB-dependent receptor — protein sequence MKRNLIHFLLMAVMAVCSVSAFAQTTTVKGQLVDSETGEPLVGAAVIVEGLSQGSVTDIDGYFKQSVAANSTLVFKYVGYKDLKQKITRKGTSVDLGVIKMQPDAVMLNDVVVTSSVAIARKTPVAVSTVAPVFIEEKLGTKEFPEILKSTPGVYATKQGGGFGDSRINMRGFESENIAVMINGVPMNDMEWGGVYWSNWAGLSDVTRSMQTQRGLGASKVSAPSVGGSINIVTNSVEAKKGGSVSYAMGNDGYNKIMFNVSTGMSKSGWALTLLGAKTWADGYIQGTEYEAYNWFINIAKRINDNHQLSFTAFGAPQWHNQRNNNDGLTIEGWQTLAKKYMNGDSPYKYNPTYGYGLNGERKTSARNAYHKPQLSLNHLWQIDEKSSLSTALYASIGNGYGYAGQGLESTDRSNWYGASYGTLNTTFRHEDGTFAYDEVYKLNQESENGSKMAMSKSYNKHTWIGLLSTYTTKFGKNIDFYGGVDFRYYKGVHTNELCDLYGGDYFVDSSSRQNVLVANNAAAAAGSAFVNQKLQVGDVVYRDYDGYTVQEGVFAQAEYNKDKLSAFVAGSISNTGYWRYDRFYYDAAHAKSETVNFLGWTVKGGLNYNLTENHNLFANVGYISRAPFFSGGAFLQSTTSNLTNPDAVNEKVFSAELGYGFRSKFLTANLNLYHTKWMNKTMSRGIDLKNEEGVFVDRISINMSGVNAIHQGVELDFVAKPFNWLDVRGMFSMGFWRWDCDAKGYFYDSTGQPVKSWTNQGQITHASGIQAEDHASMTIHLNGTKVGNSAQTTAALGLDAKITKDLSVGVDWNYYGRNYAEWSFNSNDLVANGEKSYDDPWKMPDANVFDLSARYRFNIGKISATLYGNIDNVFNQEYITDAVDGASHTWKDARVFYAWGRTYSVRLKLNF from the coding sequence ATGAAAAGAAACCTAATTCATTTCCTGTTGATGGCTGTGATGGCTGTATGCAGTGTGTCTGCTTTCGCTCAGACTACTACAGTGAAAGGTCAGCTTGTTGACTCAGAGACGGGCGAACCTTTGGTAGGTGCCGCCGTTATAGTGGAAGGTCTGTCACAAGGTTCAGTGACCGACATTGACGGCTACTTCAAGCAAAGTGTGGCTGCTAATTCTACATTGGTGTTCAAGTATGTAGGTTACAAAGACCTGAAGCAGAAGATTACCCGGAAGGGCACTTCTGTAGATTTGGGCGTGATTAAAATGCAGCCGGATGCCGTGATGTTGAACGATGTCGTCGTTACTTCTTCGGTGGCCATTGCCCGTAAAACTCCGGTGGCTGTATCGACAGTGGCGCCGGTGTTCATTGAAGAGAAACTCGGGACAAAGGAGTTTCCGGAAATTCTGAAGTCCACGCCTGGAGTCTACGCCACCAAACAGGGAGGAGGTTTCGGTGATTCTCGTATCAATATGCGCGGTTTTGAGTCGGAGAACATTGCGGTGATGATAAACGGTGTGCCGATGAACGACATGGAATGGGGTGGCGTTTATTGGTCCAACTGGGCCGGACTCTCTGACGTGACCCGCAGCATGCAGACGCAGCGTGGTTTGGGAGCCTCCAAAGTGTCAGCTCCTTCAGTAGGTGGTTCTATCAATATTGTGACCAATTCGGTAGAGGCCAAAAAAGGGGGTTCCGTCTCTTATGCGATGGGAAATGACGGATACAATAAAATCATGTTCAATGTGTCGACAGGTATGAGCAAGTCGGGATGGGCCTTGACACTGCTGGGTGCCAAGACTTGGGCTGACGGATATATTCAGGGTACGGAATATGAAGCTTACAACTGGTTCATCAACATTGCAAAGCGTATCAATGACAATCATCAGCTGTCGTTTACGGCTTTCGGAGCTCCCCAGTGGCACAACCAGCGCAACAACAACGACGGACTGACCATCGAAGGCTGGCAGACACTTGCCAAGAAATATATGAACGGGGACAGTCCATATAAGTATAACCCTACTTATGGCTATGGCTTGAATGGGGAAAGAAAAACGTCTGCCCGCAATGCCTATCATAAACCTCAGCTTTCATTGAACCATTTGTGGCAGATTGATGAAAAATCATCTTTGAGTACAGCGCTTTATGCTTCTATCGGTAATGGATATGGATATGCCGGACAAGGACTGGAATCGACCGACCGGAGTAACTGGTACGGTGCTTCTTATGGTACGTTGAATACGACTTTCCGTCACGAGGATGGAACGTTTGCTTACGACGAGGTTTATAAATTGAATCAGGAAAGCGAGAACGGTTCCAAAATGGCCATGTCAAAGTCTTACAACAAACATACCTGGATTGGTTTGCTTTCTACTTATACGACGAAATTCGGTAAGAATATCGACTTTTATGGGGGTGTAGACTTCCGTTATTATAAAGGTGTACATACCAATGAACTTTGCGACCTTTATGGAGGCGACTATTTTGTGGACTCTTCTTCTCGCCAGAATGTGCTGGTGGCCAACAATGCCGCTGCGGCTGCCGGCAGTGCTTTCGTCAATCAGAAGCTGCAGGTAGGTGATGTGGTTTATCGCGATTACGATGGATATACGGTGCAGGAAGGGGTCTTTGCACAGGCTGAATACAATAAGGATAAGCTGAGTGCGTTTGTGGCCGGTTCTATTTCAAATACGGGTTACTGGCGTTACGACCGCTTCTACTATGATGCGGCTCATGCAAAATCAGAAACTGTCAATTTCCTGGGATGGACAGTGAAAGGTGGTTTGAACTACAACCTGACTGAAAATCACAACCTGTTTGCCAATGTCGGTTACATCAGCCGTGCTCCTTTCTTCTCGGGAGGCGCTTTCCTGCAGTCTACTACAAGTAACCTGACCAACCCGGATGCGGTGAATGAGAAAGTGTTCTCGGCGGAACTGGGTTATGGCTTCCGTTCCAAATTCCTGACGGCAAACCTGAACCTGTATCACACCAAGTGGATGAACAAGACCATGAGCCGTGGTATCGATTTGAAAAATGAGGAAGGTGTTTTTGTAGACCGTATCAGCATCAACATGAGTGGAGTCAATGCGATTCATCAGGGTGTGGAACTGGATTTCGTGGCGAAACCGTTCAACTGGCTGGATGTGCGTGGTATGTTCTCTATGGGTTTCTGGCGTTGGGACTGTGATGCCAAGGGTTATTTCTATGATTCTACCGGACAGCCTGTAAAGAGCTGGACAAACCAGGGACAGATTACACATGCTTCCGGCATTCAGGCCGAAGACCATGCTTCGATGACCATCCATCTGAATGGTACGAAAGTGGGTAACTCGGCTCAGACTACTGCGGCTCTGGGACTGGATGCCAAGATTACTAAAGACCTGAGCGTGGGTGTGGACTGGAACTATTATGGCCGGAACTATGCGGAATGGTCGTTCAACTCCAATGATTTGGTGGCCAACGGAGAGAAGTCGTATGACGATCCATGGAAGATGCCGGATGCAAATGTTTTCGACTTGAGCGCCAGATATCGTTTCAACATCGGAAAAATCAGTGCGACACTTTATGGTAACATCGACAATGTATTCAATCAGGAATATATCACGGATGCCGTTGACGGTGCTTCACATACCTGGAAGGATGCCCGTGTGTTCTACGCATGGGGCCGTACTTACAGCGTGAGACTGAAACTTAATTTTTAA
- a CDS encoding choice-of-anchor J domain-containing protein, with the protein MKRNYIIPAMASLLMLGACDYNEDNFEGLDEMTRPTNVFKKDYTLTDADYATIANNSTNKALAEAAGLAGELSALKTSLTFTDELPGTEYIPAFLAATWYTGDDGSAIKVTYNQRRASTATEKALNAASIYSVSNEDYETAWGGAKNSFFTPAESASKHVPDILKANYPAAAEGDMVLVDYNYSEQEPSGDAPALSEGFDGQTNGENVAIDGWHNVTTVGTYAWQAKSYSGNLYIQQSAFKHDGELESYMITPAVAIESGMRLTFDACYGNYKAEGGRLSVLYSENLKDFTKEAIAAATWTDITSAVNIPVPDGTYGTLANVCDYDLSTLAGKKVCFAFRYNGNSKNATTTVQLDNVVVKKAAGTSDLKSTQVSDLFQFNGTDWKLFTGALSLDAADYKAMGSNYGNLDSSMAPDNYLPVYLSQRYPYAQEEDQYTVAYKYYDGKSNSVKCATYMMQAGKWAATTVQVLTNQFVLTNGKWNYDPSTVIDLPVEKGNAEVSAFYQAITDWVKENYPKYVTGYGNNDYYYGGSAYQNNFDFRVSAWKGQGTYNDMSDADIEKLMWERLPEAFPHALEALYGSVTPVDGIDVIYTINFGIYDGSATVTWTIQYKVIAAGKFEYVAESLKKVE; encoded by the coding sequence ATGAAAAGAAACTATATAATCCCCGCAATGGCATCGTTGCTTATGTTAGGGGCCTGCGATTATAATGAAGATAACTTTGAGGGACTGGACGAAATGACCCGCCCTACCAATGTCTTTAAGAAAGACTATACTCTGACGGATGCAGATTATGCAACAATTGCCAACAACAGTACCAACAAGGCGCTTGCCGAAGCTGCCGGCCTTGCCGGTGAGCTGTCGGCACTGAAGACCTCACTGACCTTTACAGATGAATTGCCGGGCACGGAATATATTCCTGCTTTTCTGGCAGCTACCTGGTATACGGGGGATGACGGTTCTGCAATCAAGGTTACTTATAACCAGCGGAGGGCATCTACTGCTACGGAGAAGGCGCTTAATGCAGCCTCTATCTATAGTGTCAGCAATGAGGACTATGAAACGGCATGGGGTGGTGCCAAGAATTCGTTCTTCACTCCTGCGGAAAGTGCTTCCAAGCATGTACCGGATATCTTGAAAGCAAATTATCCGGCTGCTGCGGAAGGAGACATGGTACTGGTGGACTACAATTATTCGGAACAGGAACCGAGCGGGGACGCTCCGGCTCTGAGCGAGGGATTCGACGGACAGACGAACGGTGAGAATGTGGCCATTGACGGATGGCATAATGTGACAACCGTAGGTACGTATGCCTGGCAGGCTAAATCGTACAGTGGCAATCTCTACATACAGCAGAGTGCCTTTAAGCATGACGGTGAGTTGGAGTCTTACATGATTACGCCGGCTGTGGCCATCGAATCGGGGATGAGACTTACTTTTGATGCTTGTTATGGAAATTATAAGGCAGAGGGTGGCCGTCTGTCAGTGCTCTACAGTGAGAATCTGAAAGATTTTACAAAAGAAGCCATTGCTGCCGCTACGTGGACAGACATCACGTCTGCCGTGAACATACCGGTTCCCGATGGAACTTATGGTACATTGGCTAATGTATGTGACTATGATCTTTCTACCTTGGCCGGCAAGAAAGTTTGTTTTGCATTCCGTTACAACGGCAATTCAAAGAATGCTACGACTACTGTGCAACTTGACAATGTGGTAGTGAAAAAGGCGGCAGGTACCAGCGATTTGAAATCGACTCAAGTGAGTGACCTCTTCCAGTTCAATGGAACCGACTGGAAACTGTTTACCGGCGCTCTTTCTTTGGATGCGGCAGACTATAAGGCTATGGGAAGCAACTATGGAAACTTGGACAGCTCCATGGCTCCCGACAATTATTTGCCTGTTTACCTGTCACAACGCTATCCTTATGCACAGGAAGAAGATCAGTATACGGTGGCCTACAAGTACTATGACGGAAAGAGTAACAGTGTGAAATGTGCTACTTATATGATGCAGGCTGGCAAATGGGCCGCTACTACAGTGCAGGTACTCACTAATCAGTTTGTGCTGACAAATGGCAAGTGGAACTATGACCCCAGCACGGTAATCGATTTGCCGGTAGAGAAGGGAAATGCAGAAGTCTCTGCTTTCTATCAGGCAATCACAGATTGGGTAAAGGAAAATTATCCTAAATATGTCACAGGGTATGGCAACAATGATTATTATTATGGTGGCTCAGCTTATCAGAATAATTTTGACTTCCGTGTGAGTGCATGGAAAGGCCAGGGTACTTACAATGACATGAGTGATGCAGACATTGAGAAACTGATGTGGGAGCGTCTGCCGGAAGCTTTCCCGCATGCGTTGGAAGCACTTTACGGTTCTGTCACTCCGGTGGACGGCATCGACGTGATTTATACGATTAATTTTGGAATTTACGATGGTAGTGCTACGGTAACCTGGACGATTCAGTACAAGGTGATAGCTGCCGGTAAATTTGAATATGTGGCCGAATCCTTGAAGAAAGTGGAATGA
- a CDS encoding S41 family peptidase, translating to MKKKNIRIAVKVALSLLILLILGFIGLVIYAKYFYNRDVKVVSYYADELCIGKEDFKAEFEEIYQITLDEYSLYPSKHLHMDSLHEEYLRRIEKEANTPVDFGKLLKEYFAALKAGHASVYLNDYTANYAPSYIEGRVFIDNPNSYMCENGFQDKDEIVSINKTPVAEWIATNEKYTPASTEKCRRLMTARKIFRSWSDTTATYQVIRNQDTVSLTLNLKKASAFHEKQNPTVEWTVLQDSIGYIRILSMMNPVVDEFDRAYQQIKDFPDLIVDVRENGGGNSGNGKKICEYLIHKPQPHCVSPDWEITPRKDSYKGKLFLLTSTYTFSAAESFTLDLKESGDVTIIGEGTGGDTGNRPRTFHTTNGIYFRLPTKEASLSPHGFPMEGKSIMPHYEVCQKVNDFMKNRDTVLEFALKMIGTNNQ from the coding sequence ATGAAGAAGAAGAATATTAGAATTGCAGTGAAAGTTGCTTTATCCCTTTTGATTCTTTTGATATTGGGATTTATCGGATTGGTCATTTATGCAAAGTATTTCTATAATCGGGATGTAAAAGTAGTCTCTTATTATGCCGATGAACTATGTATTGGGAAAGAGGATTTTAAAGCGGAATTTGAAGAAATCTATCAAATTACCCTGGACGAGTACTCATTGTATCCTTCCAAGCATTTGCACATGGATAGTTTGCATGAAGAGTATTTACGACGAATAGAAAAAGAGGCAAACACACCTGTTGATTTTGGCAAGTTATTGAAAGAATATTTTGCAGCACTTAAGGCAGGGCATGCATCCGTTTATCTAAACGATTATACGGCCAATTATGCTCCATCGTATATTGAAGGAAGAGTTTTTATTGATAATCCTAATTCATATATGTGTGAGAATGGATTCCAAGATAAAGATGAAATTGTGAGTATAAATAAAACTCCGGTTGCAGAATGGATTGCCACGAATGAAAAATATACTCCTGCTTCTACCGAAAAATGCCGAAGATTGATGACCGCCCGTAAGATATTTCGTTCTTGGAGCGATACTACAGCAACCTATCAGGTAATTCGAAATCAAGATACGGTGAGCCTGACGCTCAATCTGAAAAAAGCATCTGCCTTTCATGAAAAACAAAACCCTACTGTGGAATGGACGGTATTACAGGATAGCATTGGATATATTCGCATATTGTCTATGATGAATCCGGTTGTTGATGAATTTGACAGGGCTTATCAACAGATAAAAGACTTTCCAGATTTGATAGTGGATGTCCGTGAGAATGGAGGAGGAAACAGTGGAAACGGTAAAAAAATATGCGAGTACCTCATCCATAAGCCACAGCCACATTGCGTATCGCCGGATTGGGAAATAACTCCTCGGAAAGATTCATATAAGGGTAAATTATTCCTTCTGACCAGTACATATACCTTTTCTGCCGCTGAAAGTTTCACATTGGATTTAAAAGAAAGTGGTGATGTGACAATTATCGGTGAAGGGACTGGTGGGGATACGGGAAATCGTCCGCGTACATTCCATACTACGAATGGAATTTATTTTCGTTTACCGACAAAAGAGGCATCTTTGTCACCACACGGATTCCCGATGGAGGGAAAAAGTATCATGCCTCATTATGAAGTTTGTCAGAAAGTAAATGATTTTATGAAAAACCGTGATACGGTATTGGAGTTTGCCTTAAAAATGATTGGTACTAATAATCAGTAA
- a CDS encoding DUF6624 domain-containing protein — MLKNLFYICLFFLFCNTSAAQNFLSIVDSCHYYLDKQDTMSFNKTYIRILDAYEKEYDAELYSIGKELEEMRIEDQSIRLLLIDASKKKRNVDKIRRIMDGIDRRNAVRVTEIIDQYGWLSPDEIGYEANEALFLCIQHSQDSLIQNKYLPILKEAVQKGTAKGWQYAFLTDRCLMNQGQKQIYGTQRITRNGVDYLVPLQDIDKVDSLRKEIGLEPLSEYMKDCGLKNGWSKEFYKNNIKLHESIFNSWFQSFKRKKDSH, encoded by the coding sequence ATGTTAAAGAATTTGTTTTATATCTGTTTGTTTTTTTTGTTCTGTAATACATCAGCAGCACAAAATTTTTTAAGTATCGTGGATAGCTGCCATTATTATCTGGATAAGCAAGATACTATGTCGTTTAATAAGACCTACATCAGAATTCTTGATGCTTATGAAAAAGAGTATGATGCAGAATTATATTCTATCGGTAAGGAATTAGAAGAGATGAGAATCGAAGATCAAAGTATAAGGCTGTTATTGATTGATGCTTCGAAGAAGAAACGGAATGTGGATAAAATAAGAAGGATAATGGACGGCATAGACCGGAGAAATGCTGTCAGAGTTACTGAAATCATTGACCAATACGGTTGGCTTTCTCCCGATGAGATTGGCTATGAGGCAAACGAGGCTCTGTTCCTTTGTATTCAACATTCCCAAGATTCTTTAATCCAGAATAAGTATCTACCTATACTGAAAGAAGCTGTCCAAAAGGGTACGGCTAAAGGTTGGCAATATGCTTTTCTGACGGACAGGTGCCTTATGAATCAAGGACAAAAACAAATTTATGGGACGCAGAGAATAACCAGGAATGGAGTTGATTATCTGGTCCCTCTACAAGATATTGATAAGGTCGATTCACTCAGAAAGGAAATAGGGCTTGAGCCTTTGAGTGAATATATGAAAGATTGCGGACTTAAAAACGGTTGGAGCAAAGAGTTTTACAAAAACAATATAAAACTACATGAATCAATTTTTAATTCATGGTTTCAATCGTTCAAGCGGAAGAAAGATTCTCATTAG
- a CDS encoding tetratricopeptide repeat protein yields MTIVVFAACDRNTPILEQMDMAENLMNTKPDSALTLLKNIPVTNRKSKEIAARYALLKSMALDKNYIDTTTFDVLQPAIDHYLKKGSPDEKLRTYYYQGRIYQNQGDDDSAMQSFLNAIELRQKVTDSLVLAHTFVAQGTLYFKQYKTNEFIRNNLEAAKLYGVIGKDIFEIKSYTNALDGYIILNDKSAADSLLSICQSLVKKHPNGEAYLFSSYLSYTINFGSPKEIKELLTEYKDIELTNDDAMNIAQGYSKIGEYDKAMNILAGISPAAFTMNSLKYASVKFNILDEQGKYKEALHSYKEFSAMLERYQSELIFQKTPMIF; encoded by the coding sequence ATGACTATTGTGGTATTTGCCGCTTGTGACAGAAATACTCCAATATTGGAGCAGATGGATATGGCCGAGAATCTTATGAATACCAAGCCTGATTCTGCCCTTACCCTATTGAAAAACATTCCGGTTACAAACAGGAAAAGTAAAGAGATAGCGGCAAGGTATGCATTACTTAAATCCATGGCATTGGACAAGAACTATATTGATACAACGACTTTCGATGTCCTTCAACCGGCTATTGATCATTATCTCAAAAAAGGTTCTCCTGACGAAAAACTTCGGACATATTATTATCAAGGCAGAATATATCAGAATCAGGGTGACGATGATTCTGCCATGCAATCTTTCTTGAATGCTATAGAATTGAGACAAAAAGTAACGGATTCATTGGTACTTGCTCATACTTTTGTTGCACAGGGTACGTTGTATTTTAAACAGTATAAAACAAATGAATTTATTCGGAATAATCTGGAGGCAGCAAAGTTATACGGAGTCATTGGCAAAGATATCTTTGAAATCAAGAGTTATACGAATGCACTTGATGGTTACATCATACTGAATGACAAATCAGCAGCTGATAGTCTCCTATCCATTTGCCAGTCTTTAGTAAAGAAGCATCCAAACGGTGAGGCTTATCTGTTCTCCTCCTACCTGTCTTATACAATAAATTTTGGTTCGCCCAAAGAGATAAAAGAGCTCTTAACTGAATATAAGGATATAGAACTAACGAATGATGATGCCATGAATATTGCCCAAGGATATTCAAAAATTGGAGAGTATGATAAAGCAATGAATATTCTTGCGGGAATAAGTCCTGCTGCGTTCACCATGAATTCATTAAAATATGCTTCGGTGAAATTTAATATTTTGGATGAGCAAGGCAAGTATAAAGAAGCACTACATTCATATAAAGAGTTTTCTGCTATGCTTGAGCGTTATCAGAGTGAATTAATATTTCAAAAAACTCCTATGATTTTTTAG
- a CDS encoding RNA polymerase sigma factor, translated as MNNYNEKETILMLQDPSMQRKGFERIVKAYSEQLYWQIRRMVVSHDDANDLLQNTFIKAWTNLDYFRGDAKISTWLYRIALNECLNFLNKQRAENRLSLDDADAALANKLESDPYFNGDETQKLFQKAILQLPEKQRIIFNLKYFQEMKYEEMSEILGTSVGALKASYHHAVKKIEDFFHQHD; from the coding sequence ATGAACAATTATAACGAAAAAGAAACCATACTGATGCTTCAGGACCCGTCGATGCAACGAAAAGGCTTCGAACGGATAGTGAAGGCCTACAGCGAACAGCTGTACTGGCAGATACGGCGCATGGTGGTTTCACACGACGACGCCAACGACCTGTTGCAGAATACGTTCATCAAGGCATGGACCAACCTGGACTATTTCCGCGGCGACGCCAAGATTTCCACCTGGCTCTACCGCATCGCCCTCAACGAGTGTCTGAACTTCCTGAACAAGCAGCGGGCCGAAAACCGCCTGTCGCTCGACGATGCCGACGCGGCCCTGGCCAACAAACTGGAGAGTGACCCTTACTTCAACGGCGACGAAACGCAGAAGCTCTTCCAGAAGGCCATCCTGCAACTGCCCGAAAAGCAACGCATCATCTTCAACCTGAAATATTTCCAGGAAATGAAATACGAAGAGATGTCGGAGATTCTGGGCACCAGCGTAGGGGCGCTGAAGGCGTCCTATCACCATGCCGTGAAAAAAATAGAAGATTTTTTTCATCAACATGATTAA